From the Euphorbia lathyris chromosome 6, ddEupLath1.1, whole genome shotgun sequence genome, one window contains:
- the LOC136233310 gene encoding mitochondrial fission 1 protein A-like, whose translation MEAKMAKFFESVANYFTGEHQIPWCDPDIVAGCEQEVHEAQKESSDEFKNESLVRLSWALVHSRRQEDIHRGLAMLESSLGNLTSPLKLREKLYLLAVGYYRKGDYTKSRELVEECLKMEPEWRQAQSLKKAIEDEIKKDGIIGIGIAATTVGLFAGGIAAAFVRRH comes from the exons atGGAAGCCAAGATGGCCAAATTCTTCGAGTCCGTCGCCAATTACTTCACCGGCGAACATCAGATCCCTTGGTGCGACCCTGACATCGTCGCT GGTTGTGAGCAAGAGGTTCATGAAGCTCAAAAGGAATCCTCAGATGAATTTAAGAATGAAAGTCTTGTTCGTTTATCGTGGGCTCTTGTGCATTCGAGAAGACAAGAAGATATACATCGCGGATTAGCTATGCTTGAAT CTTCTCTAGGCAACCTTACAAGCCCTCTGAAATTAAGAGAGAAGCTTTATCTTCTAGCTGTTGGATATTATAGAAAGGGTGATTATACAAAGAGCAGAGAGCTGGTGGAAGAATGTTTAAAG ATGGAACCTGAATGGAGACAAGCACAGTCCCTAAAAAAAGCAATTGAAGACGAAATAAAAAAGG ATGGTATAATAGGCATAGGCATTGCTGCTACAACAGTTGGATTATTTGCTGGTGGGATTGCTGCAGCTTTTGTACGAAGACATTAA